The Microbaculum marinisediminis genomic interval ACGAACGGCTTCGAGGTCATCGGGTATATTCCGGGCGAAGGTCACAACCTTCAGGAACACTCGGTGGTCATGATCCGTGGCGGCCGCGTGAAGGACCTTCCCGGCGTGCGCTATCACATCCTTCGCGGTGTGCTCGACACGCAGGGTGTCTCGGCTCGCCGTCAGCGCCGTTCGAAGTATGGAGCGAAGAGGCCGAAATAATCGGGCCTCTTTGTGTTCCGCTCACTTTTGGTGTGGGCGAGACGCAGAGACGAACAAGCCGTCCATGGGCTGTTCCTGGACGCATAGATTGGAAAGAGTGAGGACGAGCCGATGTCTCGCCGCCACAGAGCCGAAAAGCGCGAAATCATTCCGGATCCCAAGTTCGGTGATCTGGTGATCTCGAAGTTCATGAACTCCGTCATGTACCACGGCAAGAAGTCTGCTGCCGAGGGCATCGTGTATGGTGCGTTCGATGCGATCGAGAGCCGGGCCAAGCAGGATCCGGTTTCGGTGTTCCATCAGGCGCTGGAAAACGTCATGCCGGCTGTCGAGGTTCGCTCGCGGCGCGTCGGTGGTGCCACGTACCAGGTTCCCGTCGAGGTTCGTCCGGACCGCCGTCAGGCGCTGGCCATCCGCTGGCTGATCGCCGCGGCGCGGGCCCGCAACGAGCGCACGATGGTGGAGCGCCTGTCCGGCGAGTTGCTGGA includes:
- the rpsL gene encoding 30S ribosomal protein S12, which translates into the protein MPTINQLIRKPRKAPLKRNKAPAMEACPQKRGVCTRVYTTTPKKPNSALRKVAKIRLTNGFEVIGYIPGEGHNLQEHSVVMIRGGRVKDLPGVRYHILRGVLDTQGVSARRQRRSKYGAKRPK
- the rpsG gene encoding 30S ribosomal protein S7 — translated: MSRRHRAEKREIIPDPKFGDLVISKFMNSVMYHGKKSAAEGIVYGAFDAIESRAKQDPVSVFHQALENVMPAVEVRSRRVGGATYQVPVEVRPDRRQALAIRWLIAAARARNERTMVERLSGELLDAANSRGTAVKKREDTHRMAEANRAFSHYRW